The Posidoniimonas polymericola genome has a segment encoding these proteins:
- the glmS gene encoding glutamine--fructose-6-phosphate transaminase (isomerizing), translating into MCGIVGYIGPKQAAGYLMEGLRRLEYRGYDSSGIVTLEDTGEVAITKAAGRIDQLAAKLRDASHQGGVGLGHTRWATHGAANDTNSHPHLGGQGEVALVHNGVIENFRNLRDQLEQMGYEFISETDSEVVAHLIAAELKAVLESLGDDTTHDPYAPLVEAVRAATSQLRGTYGLGVVFRDYPEVVLAARLGSPLVIGVGSGENFIASDGSPLVGHTDRITYLSDHEIAVVTADSIRLHDREQGPISHKVSLLEIDESQVSLNGFPHYMLKEIFEQPETIRAAMRGRLDEDEATAKFGGLNLTPRQLQRVDRLVLTACGTSWHSALLGEYMLEAFARIPVEVEYASELRYRNPPLSTNSLLFAITQSGETIDTLAALREIKRKGHPTLAICNVVGSTIAREADGGVYLHAGPEIGVASTKAYTSQCTVLALLALYIGRLNHLSFEAGLRIIEELKALPDQVEKALDTNNEARRIAAKYAGCNNFLYLGRQFNFPTALEGALKLKEISYIHAEGYPAAEMKHGPIALVDENTPSVFIVPQGGVYHKVISNMEEIKARGGPLIAVVDDPSGRAAELADDVICVPSVSEFLQPIVAAVPLQLLAYHIAVHRGCDVDKPRNLAKSVTVE; encoded by the coding sequence ATGTGCGGTATTGTTGGCTACATCGGACCCAAGCAGGCGGCTGGCTACCTGATGGAAGGCCTGCGGCGGCTCGAGTACCGCGGCTACGACAGCTCCGGCATCGTGACGCTCGAAGACACCGGCGAGGTGGCCATCACCAAGGCGGCCGGCCGTATCGACCAGCTCGCCGCCAAGCTCCGCGACGCCAGCCACCAGGGCGGGGTTGGACTCGGCCACACCCGCTGGGCCACCCACGGCGCCGCCAACGACACCAACTCCCACCCGCACCTCGGCGGCCAGGGCGAGGTCGCCCTGGTGCACAACGGCGTCATCGAGAACTTCCGCAACCTCCGCGACCAGCTCGAGCAGATGGGCTACGAGTTCATCTCCGAGACCGACAGCGAGGTGGTCGCCCACCTGATCGCCGCCGAGCTCAAGGCGGTGCTCGAGTCGCTCGGCGACGACACCACCCACGACCCCTACGCCCCGCTGGTCGAGGCGGTCCGCGCCGCCACCTCCCAGCTGCGCGGCACCTACGGCCTGGGCGTCGTGTTCCGCGACTACCCCGAGGTCGTCCTCGCCGCCCGTCTCGGCAGCCCGCTGGTGATCGGCGTCGGCTCTGGCGAGAACTTCATCGCCAGCGACGGCTCGCCGCTCGTGGGCCACACCGACCGCATCACCTACCTCTCCGACCACGAGATCGCCGTCGTGACGGCCGACTCGATCCGGCTGCACGACCGCGAGCAGGGACCGATCTCGCACAAGGTGTCGCTGCTCGAGATCGACGAGAGCCAGGTCTCGCTGAACGGCTTCCCCCACTACATGCTCAAGGAGATCTTCGAGCAGCCCGAGACCATCCGCGCCGCGATGCGCGGCCGCCTCGACGAGGACGAGGCGACCGCCAAGTTCGGCGGCCTGAACCTCACCCCCCGGCAACTCCAACGCGTCGACCGGCTGGTGCTCACCGCCTGCGGCACCAGCTGGCACAGCGCGCTGCTCGGCGAGTACATGCTCGAGGCCTTCGCCCGCATCCCGGTCGAGGTCGAGTACGCCAGCGAGCTCCGCTACCGCAACCCGCCGCTGTCGACCAACAGCCTGCTGTTCGCCATCACCCAGTCCGGCGAGACCATCGACACCCTCGCCGCGCTGCGCGAGATCAAACGCAAGGGCCACCCGACGCTGGCCATCTGCAACGTGGTGGGCAGCACCATCGCCCGCGAGGCCGACGGCGGCGTCTACCTGCACGCCGGCCCGGAGATCGGCGTCGCGTCGACCAAGGCGTACACGTCGCAGTGCACGGTGCTGGCCCTGCTGGCACTCTACATCGGCCGGCTCAACCACCTCAGCTTCGAGGCCGGCCTGCGGATCATCGAGGAGCTCAAGGCCCTGCCCGACCAGGTCGAGAAGGCGCTGGACACCAACAACGAGGCCCGCCGCATCGCGGCCAAGTACGCCGGCTGCAACAACTTCTTGTACCTCGGCCGCCAGTTCAACTTCCCCACCGCGCTCGAGGGCGCGTTGAAGCTCAAGGAGATCAGCTACATCCACGCCGAGGGCTACCCCGCCGCCGAGATGAAGCACGGCCCGATCGCCCTGGTCGACGAGAACACGCCTAGCGTGTTCATCGTGCCGCAGGGCGGTGTGTACCACAAAGTCATCTCGAACATGGAAGAGATCAAAGCCCGCGGCGGCCCCCTGATCGCCGTGGTCGACGACCCCAGTGGCCGCGCCGCCGAACTGGCCGACGACGTCATCTGCGTGCCGTCGGTCAGCGAGTTCCTGCAGCCGATCGTCGCCGCGGTTCCGCTGCAGCTGCTGGCCTACCACATCGCCGTGCACCGCGGCTGCGACGTCGACAAGCCACGGAACCTGGCGAAGAGCGTCACCGTGGAATAG
- a CDS encoding PEP-CTERM sorting domain-containing protein → MRLMMWACAAMAALLTTNAAFAAPVVLTNEAPGGGAPGDVHDPTSAGGPDTFSASSTDLLQGLIGVYSGNSNAGSLGGDYPHPMAEVSTGAAAWTDGILVNYYPGDVDGDGSTSNDLEDFAVFHNGFGTVGGNGNDPGYVTFDLGGLFNLTGVDVFTGWNDGGRDDMSFNVQVAGNDGVFATIDSFAKTDDGNAGTVPTNYLSFDLAASAVRYLQLEVTDADNGYVGIMEIDAFGSRVPEPAALGLACLAGVGLIGRRRR, encoded by the coding sequence ATGAGATTAATGATGTGGGCGTGCGCCGCGATGGCGGCGCTGCTGACGACAAACGCCGCGTTCGCGGCCCCGGTCGTGCTGACCAACGAGGCGCCGGGCGGCGGCGCCCCCGGCGATGTCCACGACCCGACCTCCGCGGGCGGGCCGGACACCTTCTCGGCCTCCTCGACCGACCTCCTGCAGGGGCTCATCGGGGTCTACTCCGGGAACTCCAACGCCGGCTCGCTCGGCGGCGACTACCCCCACCCGATGGCCGAGGTCTCGACCGGCGCCGCCGCGTGGACCGACGGCATCCTGGTCAACTACTACCCGGGCGACGTCGACGGCGACGGCTCGACCTCCAACGACCTCGAGGACTTCGCCGTGTTCCACAACGGCTTCGGCACCGTGGGCGGCAACGGAAATGATCCGGGCTACGTCACGTTCGACCTCGGCGGGCTCTTCAACCTGACCGGCGTGGACGTGTTCACCGGCTGGAACGACGGCGGGCGGGACGACATGTCGTTCAACGTGCAGGTCGCCGGAAACGACGGGGTCTTCGCCACCATCGACTCGTTTGCCAAGACCGACGACGGCAACGCCGGCACGGTCCCGACCAACTACCTCTCGTTCGACTTGGCCGCCAGCGCGGTGCGGTACCTGCAGCTCGAGGTGACCGACGCCGACAACGGCTATGTCGGCATCATGGAGATCGACGCCTTTGGGTCGCGGGTTCCGGAGCCGGCCGCGCTCGGCTTGGCGTGTCTAGCGGGCGTGGGTTTGATCGGCCGCCGCCGGAGGTAG
- a CDS encoding cellulase family glycosylhydrolase — protein MSHPLPARLVASFRVLLPLIAAAASPAFCPDPAAARDRWTPAEAQSWYQDQPRMFGANYVMGYAAAATEMWQADTTVPGANTFDINRIAFELDRAQQAGFNTLRVTLSYEVWRDDREGFMQRLKQFVSASDARGIRPAFIFWDDVNFTNDPNVPTRQPYLGAQADPVPGMHNSQWTGTGGTAVLTNSQNWDLPRTDPADGSGAKQYIQDIVGAYASDDRVLMWNAYNEPANGGQSAANARALIDATASWARELDPQQPISFDVWGSGADGVAAAQSDVYSYHIYAGPEATISNVRRWAESGRPVFLTEWMARTFGSTIPDILPELMDMGVGAYNWGLVNGDQQTHWAWGSQPQTDTTEPDVWFHDLFRRDGTPYRQSELDQYNHYRGLDNLLRAVDSRRVAIENASFEADNLGGVPDAAAHRQFQGWTVVREQGGWVGGTIVPDTWHFDEDLPNGSQAMFAVDLEVGQVLDETFTEDTYYVLMAAIGHRAERTLPDYDLNLLAGGVELTPLSESLANPVEGAWTDSSKIYYAAPGDPLLGQPLEIRLNSTGYETFFDDIRLIAVDSLLETLGQTSDLNLDGQITAADWAIFTANQRVDLSGLTPAGRFLHGDLDRDGDNDYDDFQIFKFDFNAANGAGAFAAMLAAPEPSTLALLAAIGFAVASRRRVLETDRPRAPVPVGRSSRTP, from the coding sequence ATGTCCCACCCCCTGCCCGCCAGGCTTGTTGCTTCGTTTCGCGTCCTCCTGCCGCTGATCGCCGCCGCGGCGTCGCCCGCGTTCTGCCCCGACCCGGCCGCCGCCCGCGACCGCTGGACCCCGGCCGAGGCCCAGTCGTGGTACCAGGACCAGCCGCGGATGTTCGGCGCCAACTACGTGATGGGCTACGCCGCCGCCGCCACCGAGATGTGGCAGGCCGACACGACCGTTCCGGGGGCCAACACGTTTGATATCAACCGCATCGCCTTCGAACTCGACAGGGCCCAGCAGGCCGGCTTCAACACGCTCCGCGTGACCCTCAGCTACGAGGTCTGGCGCGACGACCGCGAGGGATTCATGCAGCGGCTCAAGCAGTTTGTCAGCGCCAGCGACGCCCGCGGCATCCGCCCCGCGTTTATCTTCTGGGACGACGTCAACTTCACCAACGACCCGAACGTCCCCACCCGCCAGCCCTACCTGGGCGCCCAGGCCGACCCGGTCCCGGGCATGCACAACTCGCAGTGGACCGGCACCGGCGGCACGGCCGTGCTGACGAACTCGCAGAACTGGGACCTCCCCCGCACCGACCCGGCCGACGGGTCGGGCGCCAAGCAGTACATCCAGGACATTGTCGGCGCCTACGCCAGCGACGACCGGGTGCTGATGTGGAACGCCTACAACGAGCCGGCCAACGGCGGCCAGTCGGCCGCCAACGCCAGGGCCCTGATCGACGCCACGGCCAGCTGGGCCCGCGAGCTCGACCCGCAGCAGCCGATCTCGTTCGACGTCTGGGGGAGCGGGGCCGACGGCGTGGCGGCCGCCCAGTCGGACGTCTACTCCTACCACATCTACGCCGGGCCCGAGGCGACCATCAGCAACGTCCGCCGCTGGGCCGAGAGCGGCCGCCCGGTCTTCCTCACCGAATGGATGGCCCGCACCTTCGGCAGCACCATCCCCGACATCCTGCCCGAGCTGATGGACATGGGCGTCGGGGCCTACAACTGGGGCCTGGTGAACGGCGACCAGCAGACCCACTGGGCGTGGGGCTCGCAGCCGCAGACCGACACCACCGAGCCGGACGTCTGGTTCCACGACCTCTTCCGCCGCGACGGCACGCCGTACCGCCAGTCGGAGCTCGACCAGTACAACCACTACCGCGGCCTCGACAACCTGCTCCGCGCGGTCGACAGCCGGCGGGTCGCCATCGAGAACGCCAGCTTCGAGGCCGACAACCTCGGCGGCGTGCCCGACGCGGCGGCCCACCGGCAGTTCCAGGGCTGGACGGTCGTCCGCGAACAGGGCGGCTGGGTCGGCGGCACGATTGTCCCCGACACCTGGCACTTCGACGAAGACCTGCCCAATGGCTCGCAGGCGATGTTCGCTGTCGACCTGGAGGTCGGACAGGTCCTCGACGAAACGTTCACCGAGGACACCTACTACGTGCTGATGGCCGCCATCGGCCACCGCGCCGAACGCACCCTGCCCGACTACGACCTCAACCTGCTGGCCGGCGGGGTCGAGCTGACGCCGCTGTCGGAGTCGCTCGCCAACCCGGTCGAGGGGGCCTGGACCGACTCCAGCAAGATCTACTACGCCGCGCCGGGCGACCCGCTCCTGGGGCAGCCGCTCGAGATCCGGCTCAACTCGACCGGCTACGAAACCTTCTTCGACGACATCCGGCTGATCGCGGTCGACTCGCTGCTCGAAACCCTCGGCCAGACCAGCGACCTCAACCTCGATGGCCAGATCACCGCCGCCGACTGGGCCATCTTCACGGCCAACCAGCGGGTCGACCTCAGCGGACTGACGCCGGCCGGCCGGTTCCTGCACGGCGACCTCGACCGCGACGGCGACAACGACTACGACGACTTCCAGATCTTCAAGTTCGATTTCAACGCCGCCAACGGCGCCGGCGCGTTCGCCGCGATGCTAGCGGCGCCCGAGCCCAGCACGCTCGCGCTGCTCGCAGCGATTGGGTTCGCGGTCGCAAGCCGTCGCCGCGTTCTTGAGACCGATCGGCCGCGCGCCCCCGTTCCGGTCGGCAGGTCGAGTCGCACGCCCTGA
- a CDS encoding HD-GYP domain-containing protein translates to MPQTANPLANPDQSPEASLGQAQGWCAPAAVESFLRRLEEAFDQSFFVYDTATDTVHRTGPDDLLFDIHSRLAVCDHVTHSGRPEVLEDFAPLLILAAPLHDGAAPTDLVAVSTFLTSSDPAHEQLEAAAQAVGAAPVQAAKWAAGREVWNPRGVIELAKSLCVSAAQQAAASERKQQMAEVSSHLLSTFEELNMLHRLTERLSIASSEAELGSQAIQWLADVVPVESVVIANLPDDAPQSTDPAALPLTIEQAFGPAPLDAAQLGELVGFLGPQAAHSCVVLNQDATAHDDWPLTEVRELISVPIRSGDKTLGWVMAFNHTGGRRDNSFGSVEASLVSSVAAILGVHAGNCRLYAEQKEFFSAMVRALSSAIDAKDPYTSGHSERVAELSVCLADELGCTEADRQTIYLAGLLHDIGKIGIEDQVLRKVGRLTAAEYEHIKTHPELGHKILAGIKQLDHVLPLVLHHHEAWDGSGYPGGLVGEECPRLARVLAVADSIDAMGSDRPYRPGMPDSKLDAILRDGAGRQWESDVVDAVFRVREKVRAICQTGRKEPLAPDQEWLV, encoded by the coding sequence GTGCCCCAGACCGCCAACCCGCTCGCGAACCCCGACCAGTCGCCCGAGGCGTCCCTCGGCCAGGCCCAGGGATGGTGTGCGCCCGCAGCGGTCGAGTCGTTCCTCCGCCGGCTCGAGGAGGCGTTCGACCAGTCGTTCTTTGTCTACGACACCGCCACCGACACCGTGCACCGCACAGGGCCGGACGACCTGCTGTTCGACATCCACTCGCGGCTGGCGGTCTGCGACCACGTGACCCACAGCGGCCGGCCCGAAGTGCTAGAGGACTTCGCCCCGCTGCTGATCCTGGCGGCGCCGCTGCACGACGGGGCGGCGCCGACCGACCTGGTGGCGGTCTCGACCTTCCTGACATCCAGCGACCCTGCCCACGAACAGCTCGAGGCGGCCGCCCAGGCGGTCGGCGCCGCCCCCGTTCAGGCCGCCAAGTGGGCCGCGGGAAGAGAGGTCTGGAACCCGCGGGGCGTGATCGAGCTGGCGAAGTCGCTCTGCGTCAGCGCGGCCCAGCAGGCGGCTGCCAGCGAGCGGAAGCAGCAGATGGCCGAGGTGTCGTCGCACCTGCTGAGCACGTTCGAAGAACTGAACATGCTGCACCGGCTGACCGAGCGGCTGTCGATCGCCAGCTCCGAGGCCGAACTCGGCAGCCAGGCCATCCAGTGGCTGGCCGACGTGGTGCCGGTCGAGAGCGTCGTGATCGCGAACCTGCCGGACGACGCGCCGCAGTCGACCGACCCGGCGGCGCTGCCGCTGACCATCGAACAAGCCTTCGGACCCGCGCCGCTCGACGCGGCGCAGCTCGGCGAGCTGGTCGGCTTCCTCGGGCCGCAGGCCGCCCACTCGTGCGTCGTGTTGAACCAAGACGCCACGGCCCACGACGACTGGCCGCTGACCGAGGTCCGCGAGCTGATCAGCGTGCCGATCCGCTCGGGCGACAAGACGCTCGGCTGGGTGATGGCGTTCAACCACACCGGCGGCCGCCGCGACAACTCGTTCGGGTCGGTCGAGGCGAGCCTCGTCTCGAGCGTCGCGGCGATCCTGGGCGTCCACGCCGGCAACTGCCGCCTGTACGCGGAGCAGAAGGAGTTCTTCTCCGCCATGGTCCGGGCGCTCAGCTCCGCGATAGACGCCAAGGACCCGTACACCTCGGGCCACAGCGAGCGGGTGGCCGAGCTGTCGGTTTGCCTGGCGGACGAGCTGGGCTGCACCGAAGCGGACCGGCAGACTATCTACCTCGCCGGCCTGCTGCACGATATCGGCAAGATCGGCATCGAGGACCAGGTGCTCCGCAAGGTGGGTCGGCTCACGGCGGCCGAGTACGAGCACATCAAGACCCACCCCGAACTGGGCCACAAGATCCTGGCCGGCATTAAGCAGCTCGACCACGTGCTGCCGCTGGTCCTGCACCACCACGAGGCGTGGGACGGCAGCGGCTACCCGGGCGGGCTGGTTGGCGAGGAGTGCCCCCGCCTGGCCCGTGTGCTGGCGGTGGCCGACTCGATCGACGCCATGGGCAGCGACCGCCCCTACCGCCCCGGCATGCCCGACAGCAAGCTCGACGCCATCCTCCGCGACGGCGCCGGCCGGCAGTGGGAGTCCGACGTGGTCGACGCGGTGTTCCGCGTCAGAGAGAAGGTCCGCGCGATCTGCCAGACCGGCCGGAAGGAACCGCTCGCGCCGGATCAGGAGTGGCTTGTCTAG
- a CDS encoding DUF4235 domain-containing protein, whose translation MEDLLDLQKIPKHLAELVTDAEPDPDAASESVYVTVAALGGALLTRRLLEGYWRRHRGSAPPENPASHQVGWGEALAWGVAVGAAVGLSKVLSRRGMTSVVKRLRA comes from the coding sequence ATGGAAGACCTCCTCGACCTGCAAAAAATACCCAAGCACCTCGCCGAGCTCGTCACCGACGCCGAGCCGGATCCCGACGCCGCCTCGGAAAGCGTGTATGTCACCGTGGCTGCGCTCGGCGGCGCGCTGCTTACGCGGCGGCTGCTGGAAGGCTACTGGCGACGCCACCGCGGCTCAGCCCCGCCAGAGAACCCGGCGTCCCATCAGGTCGGCTGGGGCGAGGCGCTCGCGTGGGGGGTCGCCGTCGGCGCCGCGGTGGGCCTCAGCAAAGTGCTCAGCCGCCGCGGGATGACCTCGGTGGTTAAGCGACTGCGAGCCTAA
- the ygfZ gene encoding CAF17-like 4Fe-4S cluster assembly/insertion protein YgfZ, translating to MMQAYSPPWSVLRVKGPDAASFLHNLCTNEIKQLPPGGCCEAFFTDVKGKVLAFALVCRTADGYAVVVTSKHAAELAAHLEKYHIREELEVGVDSEANLSLFWGRPAAAGELFDIAALGARLCLNDACMDTMVRLSPGGFDTLRIERGFPLDRVDVDSSRLPQEVNRDAAAISFTKGCYLGQETVARIDALGHVNRVLVSVTFAGGEPPSVGAELTADGKPVGVVTSACYSKELAAPLALAYVRREHAGAGTKLESSAGAAEVLAGPAVSAD from the coding sequence ATGATGCAGGCCTACTCGCCACCATGGAGCGTGCTGCGGGTCAAGGGGCCCGACGCGGCGTCGTTCCTGCACAACCTGTGCACCAACGAGATCAAGCAGCTTCCGCCAGGCGGCTGCTGCGAGGCGTTCTTCACCGACGTCAAAGGCAAGGTGCTGGCGTTCGCGCTAGTGTGCCGCACCGCGGACGGGTACGCGGTGGTGGTGACCTCCAAGCACGCAGCGGAGCTCGCGGCGCACCTCGAGAAGTACCACATCCGCGAAGAGCTCGAGGTCGGCGTCGATAGCGAAGCGAACCTGTCGCTGTTTTGGGGAAGGCCGGCGGCGGCCGGAGAGCTGTTCGACATTGCGGCGCTCGGAGCCCGACTCTGCCTGAACGACGCCTGCATGGACACCATGGTCCGGCTCAGCCCGGGCGGGTTCGACACGCTGCGGATCGAGCGCGGGTTTCCGCTCGACCGAGTGGATGTCGACAGCAGCCGGCTGCCGCAAGAAGTGAACCGCGACGCCGCGGCCATCAGCTTCACCAAGGGGTGCTACCTGGGGCAAGAGACGGTCGCCCGGATCGATGCCCTGGGGCACGTCAACCGCGTGCTGGTGAGCGTCACGTTTGCGGGCGGCGAGCCACCGAGCGTTGGGGCCGAGCTAACCGCCGACGGCAAGCCGGTCGGTGTGGTGACTTCGGCGTGCTACTCGAAAGAGCTAGCGGCGCCGCTGGCGTTGGCCTACGTGCGTCGCGAGCATGCCGGGGCGGGAACCAAGCTAGAGTCGTCGGCGGGCGCTGCCGAGGTCCTGGCGGGGCCCGCCGTTTCGGCCGACTAG
- the pgk gene encoding phosphoglycerate kinase — MSTVSVAQMKSWCEKIVKGREAAPDLTLGDYLSAVPSLDSLSDVPAGTVVLVRGDVDAKPGASVGEGDIRLRSMVETLKYGIAKGWKQVVFGHIGREPEKSLDKVAKRLGELLGQEVPLIKDWVDTDANEIKLAAAEAVKAAEPGSVVVLENTRAYDIERVLWKAKVEELEALAPKLAAFANSIAEHLTNVYVNEAFSAGSLDVSSVVVPAVMDRVALGKYAAGEFNGPMQKCLKTDLAVFSGIKIDKLDDMEAMIARGTIKQIFASGSLAMAIRKAIGMLDNEPVCLGAAEDPANSGAPWYIPPARVEQAKAIVADGREKGITFTVPVDSVIEDGSAKDTLTPSDQQLDIGPKSIEHFHNGVGDFIEKNASGGAVAFHNGVFGMFEDPKFEAGTKAWIPELKRMKDAGVEVYVGGGEGGKALDKYGEPDWVTHCFTAGGTVLNALGSEPVPYLVALKMAAEK, encoded by the coding sequence ATGTCCACCGTGTCCGTCGCCCAGATGAAGAGTTGGTGCGAGAAGATCGTCAAAGGCCGTGAGGCCGCGCCCGACCTGACGCTGGGCGACTACCTGTCGGCGGTCCCGTCGCTGGACTCGCTGTCGGACGTGCCGGCCGGCACGGTGGTGCTGGTCCGCGGCGACGTCGACGCCAAGCCGGGCGCCTCGGTCGGTGAGGGCGACATCCGCCTCCGCTCGATGGTCGAGACCCTCAAGTACGGCATCGCGAAGGGCTGGAAGCAGGTCGTGTTCGGCCACATCGGTCGCGAGCCCGAGAAGAGCCTGGACAAGGTCGCCAAACGGCTGGGCGAGCTGCTCGGCCAGGAGGTCCCGCTGATCAAGGACTGGGTGGACACCGACGCGAACGAGATCAAGCTGGCCGCCGCCGAGGCCGTCAAGGCCGCCGAGCCGGGCTCGGTCGTCGTGCTCGAGAACACCCGCGCGTACGACATCGAGCGCGTGCTGTGGAAGGCCAAGGTCGAAGAGCTCGAAGCCCTGGCGCCGAAGCTGGCCGCGTTCGCCAACAGCATCGCCGAGCACCTGACCAACGTCTACGTCAACGAGGCGTTCAGCGCCGGCAGCCTCGACGTCTCGAGCGTGGTCGTGCCGGCCGTGATGGACCGCGTCGCGCTCGGCAAGTACGCCGCCGGCGAGTTCAACGGCCCAATGCAGAAATGCCTAAAGACCGACCTGGCCGTCTTCTCCGGCATCAAGATCGACAAGCTCGACGACATGGAGGCGATGATCGCCCGCGGCACGATTAAGCAGATCTTCGCGTCCGGATCGTTGGCGATGGCGATCCGCAAGGCGATCGGCATGCTGGACAACGAGCCGGTCTGCCTGGGCGCGGCCGAGGACCCCGCCAATAGCGGCGCCCCGTGGTACATCCCCCCCGCCCGCGTCGAGCAGGCCAAGGCGATCGTGGCCGACGGCCGCGAGAAGGGCATCACCTTCACGGTGCCGGTCGACTCGGTGATCGAGGACGGCTCTGCCAAGGACACCCTGACGCCTTCCGACCAGCAGCTCGACATCGGCCCGAAGTCGATCGAGCACTTCCACAACGGCGTGGGCGACTTCATCGAGAAGAACGCCAGCGGCGGCGCGGTCGCCTTCCACAACGGCGTGTTTGGCATGTTCGAGGACCCCAAGTTCGAGGCCGGCACCAAGGCCTGGATTCCCGAGCTCAAGCGGATGAAGGACGCCGGCGTCGAGGTGTACGTCGGCGGCGGCGAGGGGGGCAAGGCGCTCGACAAGTACGGCGAGCCCGACTGGGTCACCCACTGCTTCACCGCCGGCGGCACCGTGCTGAACGCGCTGGGCTCCGAGCCGGTCCCGTACCTGGTCGCCCTGAAGATGGCGGCTGAGAAGTAG
- a CDS encoding Uma2 family endonuclease, which translates to MSTSHSPDTGSSAELFVASPTPNAAPSTDGAVVLRSVSWRQYESLLEVFDNQSLRHTYDSGRLELMSPTLTHDWEKHLLARLLDRMAEELGVETKGIGSTTLRLASQEIGVEPDECFYIANEPAMRARGGRGDKLDLANDPPPDLAIEIDVTSSSLPRLPVFAAIGVPEVWRLEESGLQFLRLVEGGYQACGHSVAFPFLPVGVLQELVQNKHGHSELQLVKQFTAWVREHAGD; encoded by the coding sequence GTGAGCACTTCTCATTCGCCCGACACCGGCTCGTCCGCCGAGCTGTTTGTCGCGTCCCCGACGCCGAACGCCGCCCCGTCGACCGACGGCGCCGTGGTGCTGCGCAGCGTTTCGTGGCGCCAGTACGAGTCGCTGCTCGAGGTCTTCGACAACCAGTCGCTGAGGCACACCTACGACTCCGGGAGGCTCGAGCTGATGTCGCCTACCCTGACGCACGACTGGGAGAAGCACCTGCTGGCTCGGCTGCTCGACCGCATGGCGGAAGAGCTCGGCGTCGAGACCAAGGGGATCGGCTCCACGACCCTCCGGCTCGCTTCGCAGGAAATCGGCGTCGAGCCCGACGAGTGCTTCTACATCGCCAATGAACCCGCCATGCGGGCGCGCGGCGGGCGGGGCGACAAGCTGGACCTTGCCAACGACCCGCCCCCCGACCTGGCCATCGAAATCGACGTCACTAGCAGCAGCCTACCGCGCCTGCCCGTGTTCGCGGCCATCGGCGTCCCAGAGGTATGGCGGCTCGAGGAGTCCGGCCTGCAGTTCCTGCGGTTGGTAGAGGGTGGGTACCAGGCGTGCGGCCACAGCGTCGCGTTCCCGTTCCTCCCCGTGGGTGTCCTGCAAGAGCTCGTGCAGAACAAGCATGGCCACAGCGAGCTGCAGCTCGTCAAGCAGTTCACCGCCTGGGTGCGTGAGCATGCCGGCGACTGA